A region of Candidatus Terasakiella magnetica DNA encodes the following proteins:
- a CDS encoding class II 3-deoxy-7-phosphoheptulonate synthase: MSQTWTPDSWRSKPIRQVPTYTDADKVKQVEETLSSYPPLVFAGEARRLKAELGQVAMGNGFLLQGGDCAESFEQFNPNNIRDTFRVLLQMAVVLTFGASCPIVKVGRMAGQFAKPRSSDMETQGDVTLPSYRGDAVNGIEFTEEARIPNPDRLIQMYNQSASTLNLIRALAQGGYANLNKVHKWNLSFVSGTPEGDRYKDLSQRISDALSFMDACGINGETTPSLRETEFYTSHEALLLNYEQAMTRVDSTRDAEEWYDTSAHMVWIGERTRLLDEAHIEYMRGIANPIGCKVGPTMTPDDLISLIDKVNPENEAGKLTLITRMGDGKIEEGLGPLLERVKAEGRHVVWACDPMHGNTVSAEGGYKTRHFDRILGEVKGFFAAHKAAGTHAGGVHFEMTGLDVTECVGGTYEVKEGDLGDRYHTQCDPRLNANQALEMSFLLSDALKAERDS; encoded by the coding sequence ATGTCCCAGACTTGGACCCCAGATAGTTGGCGCAGCAAACCTATCCGTCAGGTGCCGACTTATACGGATGCGGATAAAGTTAAACAGGTTGAAGAGACCCTGTCTTCCTATCCTCCGCTGGTCTTTGCGGGTGAAGCACGCCGCCTGAAAGCCGAGCTTGGTCAAGTGGCCATGGGCAACGGCTTCTTGCTACAAGGTGGCGACTGTGCAGAATCCTTTGAACAATTCAACCCCAACAACATCCGCGATACCTTCCGCGTATTGTTGCAGATGGCTGTTGTTCTCACATTCGGTGCGTCTTGCCCCATCGTTAAAGTCGGCCGTATGGCAGGCCAGTTTGCCAAGCCGCGCTCAAGCGACATGGAAACACAAGGTGATGTCACCCTGCCAAGCTACCGTGGTGATGCGGTAAATGGGATCGAGTTTACGGAAGAAGCCCGCATTCCTAACCCTGATCGTTTGATCCAGATGTACAATCAGTCAGCCTCAACGCTGAACCTGATCCGTGCATTGGCGCAAGGGGGCTATGCCAACTTAAATAAAGTTCATAAATGGAACCTGAGCTTTGTTTCTGGCACACCAGAAGGCGACCGTTACAAAGACCTGTCTCAACGTATTTCCGATGCCCTGTCCTTTATGGATGCCTGTGGCATTAATGGCGAGACAACACCGTCTTTGCGCGAAACTGAATTCTATACCTCTCACGAGGCACTCTTGCTTAACTATGAGCAGGCCATGACCCGTGTAGACAGCACACGCGATGCTGAAGAATGGTATGACACTTCCGCCCATATGGTATGGATTGGTGAGCGCACACGCCTGTTAGACGAAGCCCATATTGAATATATGCGCGGCATTGCCAACCCTATCGGCTGTAAAGTCGGCCCAACCATGACGCCGGATGACTTGATCTCCCTGATCGATAAAGTGAACCCTGAAAATGAAGCTGGTAAGCTGACATTGATCACGCGTATGGGCGATGGCAAAATTGAAGAAGGCCTCGGCCCACTTCTAGAGCGTGTTAAAGCAGAAGGGCGTCATGTGGTTTGGGCCTGTGACCCAATGCATGGCAACACAGTTTCTGCTGAAGGTGGCTATAAAACACGTCACTTTGATCGCATCTTGGGTGAAGTCAAAGGCTTCTTTGCCGCACATAAAGCTGCTGGCACACATGCTGGTGGTGTTCACTTTGAAATGACTGGTCTGGACGTAACAGAATGTGTTGGCGGGACTTACGAAGTCAAAGAAGGTGATCTTGGCGATCGCTACCACACACAATGTGACCCACGCCTGAATGCAAACCAAGCACTGGAAATGTCCTTCCTGCTTTCTGATGCCCTCAAGGCTGAGCGCGACAGCTAA
- a CDS encoding outer membrane beta-barrel protein, translating into MKKSRLLLSASLLVLATSTAHADENLLPKDFYVGAGFGIPKFSGGESDGASSDAIIGSNSVTFKGFMGYNINPHFAVEAGYISMGKAHDDDTLHDTMTASAWELNALGRVPLTSRFTSYGKIGAAFVKSKLEDGGGDPGMSTAHSTDLTVGLGLDYQANENFTIRAAWDHYEGMGDIKGTSDATGTLNNDSVSLNLILHGDRPFEEVAPLGQGSDSGFYVGGGLGVADIDGRICDQTTSGCEDASAENEAQDTEMAYQGFLGYQYNSYLAFEAGYRDLGQFNIYNDAPFDTIDLTMWNADVVGTLPVTERFALLGKAGAVKYKMTRTDGDGGFQRYTKNGYSYSLGLGASYQVNNNISLRTNYDFYPDLGSNDELSNGLEPVGDASVSVLGLNLIYHINPMRRDDVAPIQNMDNDGIYVAATLGLSEYNGTEGASSDYDTGRDLSYQAVLGYQFNETYGVEAAYVNLGKSHDDDNSNERAEATVASLSATYSIPMTERFVPFAKAGLTAWQVKREQDDAGANTLERDKGTGWTAGLGAKYALSDSFGLRANWDFLPNLGRLDGVNQSDNDTGKADVHNISLGLYKQF; encoded by the coding sequence ATGAAGAAAAGCCGCTTATTGCTGAGCGCAAGCCTGTTGGTACTTGCTACATCCACGGCTCATGCTGATGAGAATCTATTACCCAAAGATTTCTATGTTGGGGCTGGCTTCGGTATTCCAAAATTCTCTGGTGGTGAATCTGATGGTGCCTCCTCTGATGCGATTATTGGTTCCAATAGCGTAACCTTCAAAGGTTTTATGGGATATAATATTAACCCACATTTTGCAGTTGAAGCGGGATACATCTCAATGGGTAAAGCCCATGATGACGATACCTTGCATGACACAATGACTGCAAGTGCATGGGAACTCAATGCCTTAGGACGTGTCCCTTTAACGTCTCGATTTACAAGTTATGGTAAAATCGGTGCCGCTTTTGTTAAATCCAAACTCGAAGATGGCGGCGGTGACCCCGGTATGAGCACAGCTCATTCAACGGACCTGACCGTTGGCTTGGGCCTTGACTATCAAGCCAATGAAAACTTCACCATTCGCGCCGCATGGGATCACTATGAGGGAATGGGAGACATTAAAGGCACATCTGATGCAACAGGTACCTTGAATAACGATAGCGTTAGCTTGAACCTCATCCTCCATGGGGACCGCCCATTTGAAGAAGTTGCCCCGCTTGGTCAGGGTAGTGATAGTGGTTTTTATGTTGGTGGTGGCTTAGGCGTTGCTGACATTGATGGTCGCATTTGTGACCAAACCACTTCCGGCTGTGAAGATGCCAGCGCAGAAAATGAAGCCCAAGACACCGAGATGGCCTATCAAGGCTTTTTAGGCTATCAATATAACAGCTATCTTGCTTTTGAAGCTGGCTACCGCGACCTTGGTCAGTTTAACATTTATAACGATGCCCCATTTGACACCATTGATTTAACCATGTGGAATGCGGATGTTGTCGGGACCCTTCCGGTTACTGAACGTTTTGCCCTTCTTGGTAAAGCAGGTGCCGTTAAATATAAAATGACCCGCACAGACGGTGATGGCGGCTTCCAACGCTATACAAAAAATGGTTATAGCTATTCCCTCGGCCTTGGAGCCAGCTATCAGGTTAACAATAACATTAGCTTGCGCACAAACTATGACTTTTATCCTGATTTAGGAAGCAACGACGAGCTCAGTAATGGTCTAGAACCTGTTGGTGATGCATCTGTTTCAGTCCTAGGCTTAAATCTGATCTATCACATCAACCCAATGCGCCGTGATGACGTAGCGCCTATCCAAAATATGGATAATGATGGTATTTACGTGGCTGCAACGCTTGGCTTATCTGAATATAACGGAACTGAAGGCGCCTCTTCTGATTATGACACTGGCCGTGACCTGTCATATCAGGCTGTTCTAGGTTACCAGTTTAATGAAACTTACGGCGTTGAAGCAGCTTATGTTAACTTGGGTAAATCCCATGATGATGATAACTCTAATGAACGCGCCGAAGCCACTGTTGCAAGCTTGAGCGCCACATACAGTATCCCAATGACAGAGCGTTTTGTTCCTTTTGCCAAAGCTGGTCTAACGGCATGGCAAGTTAAGCGCGAACAGGATGATGCGGGTGCCAATACTCTTGAACGTGACAAAGGCACAGGTTGGACCGCTGGCTTAGGTGCAAAATATGCCCTTAGCGATAGTTTTGGTTTGCGTGCAAACTGGGACTTCTTGCCAAACCTTGGTCGCCTAGACGGTGTAAACCAAAGTGATAATGACACAGGTAAAGCTGATGTTCATAATATTTCTCTGGGTCTGTACAAACAGTTCTAA
- a CDS encoding DUF1150 family protein encodes MTNYIFSEEHALISYTREEAHKAFEHERLAYVIEETVEGTPGFSIYSGTGEHLGHTDTRDIAFATAFQYDMHALSVH; translated from the coding sequence ATGACCAACTATATATTTAGTGAAGAGCACGCGCTGATTTCTTACACGCGCGAAGAAGCCCATAAAGCGTTCGAACACGAACGTCTGGCTTATGTTATTGAAGAAACTGTCGAAGGAACGCCGGGATTTTCCATCTATAGCGGAACCGGTGAACATTTGGGTCATACCGACACCAGAGACATCGCCTTTGCCACCGCCTTCCAATACGACATGCATGCCCTGAGTGTGCATTAA
- a CDS encoding Hsp20 family protein produces MPRLSVFNSPLLLGFDHFEQVLDRVSKSSAEGYPPYNIEQTAQNSLRISLAVAGFSMDDLAVTIEDNQLMVRGKNTQDDSDRIFIHRGIAARQFQRSFVLAEGVEVTAARLEKGLLHVDLVLPIPETQVRKIPIEDMERPDVPANAKTIDVQPE; encoded by the coding sequence ATGCCTCGACTGTCGGTTTTTAACAGTCCCCTACTGTTGGGTTTTGACCATTTTGAACAGGTGCTTGACCGCGTGTCCAAATCCTCTGCTGAAGGCTACCCGCCTTATAATATTGAACAAACCGCACAAAACAGCTTGCGCATCAGCTTGGCTGTGGCTGGGTTTTCCATGGATGACCTTGCGGTCACCATTGAAGATAACCAACTGATGGTGCGCGGCAAAAACACCCAAGATGATAGCGACCGCATTTTCATCCACCGCGGCATTGCTGCACGTCAGTTCCAGCGTAGCTTTGTCCTGGCTGAAGGGGTTGAAGTCACCGCTGCGCGCCTTGAAAAAGGGCTCCTGCATGTGGATTTGGTTTTACCGATTCCCGAGACCCAAGTGCGCAAAATCCCCATTGAGGATATGGAACGCCCCGATGTTCCTGCCAATGCCAAAACCATTGATGTACAACCCGAATAA
- a CDS encoding phytanoyl-CoA dioxygenase family protein: MALPTDKLLDLSYWKELNPHLTVSQKPTFNTPIKMGQDQLEQISDTIHHDGYLHQPPVFADQDISALRLGIENLVEAGWPAAFIYVYDETWDLFHQLDEFLSHFLGDDFGLLPHFWAWHIDKDDKGATSGWPPHVDYPGECAFFDDFLVSLSLWIPLTNATPENGCMNILPLSRQKEYEREIKEPSDILLQDVRCLPAPSGSLLGWRQDLWHWSGRSSRYAKEPRISLSLEFQNRAFEPLCPPLFDLTTPPEPEKRIRLICGQFGKYDHMERVVEELEIAGRKIGITEA, encoded by the coding sequence ATGGCTCTTCCCACTGATAAGCTGCTTGATCTTTCTTATTGGAAAGAGCTCAATCCGCATTTAACCGTCTCTCAAAAGCCGACCTTCAATACCCCGATTAAAATGGGGCAGGACCAGCTTGAGCAAATTTCAGATACCATTCACCATGATGGCTATCTTCACCAGCCGCCTGTTTTTGCTGATCAAGATATCTCAGCCTTGCGTTTGGGTATTGAAAATTTGGTTGAAGCTGGATGGCCCGCGGCCTTTATCTATGTCTATGATGAGACATGGGATTTATTTCATCAGCTTGATGAATTTCTCTCCCATTTCTTAGGCGATGACTTTGGCCTGCTTCCCCATTTCTGGGCATGGCATATTGATAAGGATGACAAAGGCGCAACCTCCGGCTGGCCGCCCCATGTGGACTATCCCGGTGAATGTGCTTTTTTTGATGATTTCCTTGTCAGCCTGTCTTTATGGATTCCCCTGACAAATGCCACGCCTGAAAATGGCTGCATGAATATCCTGCCGCTTTCGCGCCAAAAAGAATATGAAAGAGAAATCAAAGAGCCCAGCGATATCTTGCTCCAAGATGTGCGCTGCCTACCTGCCCCATCGGGCTCACTTCTTGGTTGGCGCCAAGACCTGTGGCATTGGTCAGGACGCAGCTCACGCTATGCCAAAGAGCCGCGTATTTCTTTGTCTTTAGAGTTTCAGAATCGAGCATTTGAGCCTTTATGCCCGCCTTTGTTTGACCTCACGACCCCGCCTGAACCTGAAAAACGCATTCGTTTGATCTGTGGTCAATTTGGAAAATATGATCATATGGAACGCGTTGTTGAAGAATTAGAAATAGCCGGGCGCAAAATCGGCATTACCGAGGCTTGA
- a CDS encoding shikimate kinase, protein MNIILIGMRGAGKSKISRRLSVLTKRDVLSSDLLIQYDNAGKSIPEILADNAGDWRAFRDMEYATLQKICALDGNIIDCGGGIIVDVDEDGSEIYSERKIELLRQNGRIVWLKGDIPRLAAKVKGDAKRPSLSETKSAEEVMMRRLPFYEKAADIIIDIENLSKKELTAQVHEEISKYL, encoded by the coding sequence ATGAATATTATTTTGATCGGTATGCGCGGGGCTGGGAAATCCAAAATTTCACGCCGCCTGAGTGTTTTGACAAAGCGCGATGTTTTATCATCTGATCTGTTGATCCAATATGATAATGCAGGAAAATCCATACCGGAAATTCTGGCAGACAACGCTGGCGACTGGCGCGCCTTTCGCGATATGGAATATGCCACATTGCAGAAAATCTGTGCATTGGATGGTAACATCATTGACTGTGGTGGCGGCATCATCGTTGATGTAGATGAAGATGGTAGCGAGATTTATTCAGAGCGCAAGATCGAGCTTTTGCGCCAAAACGGACGTATTGTCTGGCTTAAAGGCGATATCCCCCGTTTAGCTGCCAAAGTAAAAGGCGATGCCAAACGCCCATCATTATCAGAAACCAAATCAGCCGAAGAAGTCATGATGCGCCGTTTGCCTTTTTATGAAAAGGCCGCCGACATCATCATCGATATTGAAAACCTCTCTAAAAAAGAACTTACCGCACAGGTTCATGAGGAAATTAGCAAATATCTTTGA
- a CDS encoding quaternary amine ABC transporter ATP-binding protein: MPECLIKIEGLYKLFGNTPKQYMELVHQGKSKDDILAETGHTLGLKDINLDIKRGEIFVIMGLSGSGKSTLIRHFNRLIDPTEGKIIVEGKDVMDFSAKELETFRRHKMSMVFQRFGLMPHRTVIENVAYGLSVQGVDKTTRETKAKEWLETVGLAGYEDQYPSQLSGGQQQRVGLARALCTDAEILLMDEAFSALDPLIRSEMQDQLIELQEKLHKTIVFITHDLDEALRLGDRIAILKDGELVQQGAPEEILLNPATDYVEAFVKDVNRARALTVETVMKPPACRITAETIGEALIQMKKEKGDYGYYVNDDGYQGVILQETLEDAPQGDYGNKLCNDIYEQVDPISPDSVLEEVIPDTLDTDFPLPVVNDNGDLKGQLSRSSLVKVLSS; encoded by the coding sequence ATGCCTGAGTGTTTGATTAAAATTGAAGGCCTCTACAAACTGTTTGGCAACACACCAAAACAGTATATGGAGCTCGTCCATCAAGGGAAATCCAAAGATGATATTCTGGCTGAAACGGGCCACACTTTGGGCTTAAAAGATATCAACCTTGATATTAAAAGAGGTGAAATTTTCGTGATTATGGGCCTGTCGGGCTCTGGTAAATCAACCTTGATCCGCCACTTCAACCGCTTGATTGACCCAACAGAAGGTAAGATCATTGTTGAGGGCAAAGACGTCATGGATTTTTCCGCCAAAGAGCTGGAAACCTTTCGCCGTCATAAAATGTCCATGGTCTTTCAACGTTTTGGCCTGATGCCTCACCGCACGGTGATTGAGAATGTAGCCTATGGCCTGTCTGTTCAAGGTGTTGATAAAACCACGCGTGAAACAAAGGCTAAAGAATGGTTAGAGACTGTTGGCTTAGCGGGATATGAAGATCAATATCCAAGCCAGCTTTCTGGTGGGCAACAACAACGCGTAGGCCTTGCCCGCGCGCTCTGCACAGATGCTGAGATTTTGCTGATGGATGAGGCGTTTTCCGCCCTTGATCCGCTTATTCGCTCCGAAATGCAGGACCAGCTAATTGAGTTGCAGGAAAAACTCCATAAAACCATCGTCTTTATTACCCACGATCTGGATGAAGCCCTGCGCCTTGGTGATCGCATTGCCATTTTAAAAGATGGTGAACTGGTCCAACAAGGTGCACCAGAAGAAATCCTGCTCAACCCGGCAACCGATTATGTGGAAGCTTTTGTAAAAGACGTTAACCGCGCCCGTGCGCTTACCGTTGAAACGGTGATGAAGCCACCTGCGTGTCGCATCACGGCAGAAACCATTGGTGAAGCCCTTATCCAAATGAAAAAGGAAAAGGGTGATTATGGTTATTACGTCAATGATGACGGCTATCAAGGGGTGATTTTACAAGAAACGCTGGAAGATGCACCACAGGGTGATTATGGCAACAAGCTGTGTAATGACATTTACGAGCAGGTTGACCCCATTTCACCAGATAGCGTGCTTGAAGAAGTCATCCCCGATACATTGGATACGGACTTCCCACTGCCTGTGGTCAATGATAATGGTGACCTCAAAGGCCAGCTGTCGCGCTCTTCTTTGGTGAAGGTCCTAAGCAGTTAA
- a CDS encoding ABC transporter permease, whose translation MAEKSWLTDFPQMARSDLIAIRKGLDGAYRDFSRSYGDIIESIFDPLLYFLVWFEKLLLATPWWVVLIVITALVYLASRSWKMSGAVIVAFLAIGYFGMWDNTMRTMSIIVVCTFISIAVGIPIGIMMARSDRVQAIVTPILDIMQTMPAFVYLIPVVMLLGIGKVPGVIAVVIYAIPPVIRLTNLGIRLVDKEVLEAATAYGASKAQRLWEVQLPLAMPTIMAGINQTIMMALAMVVIASMIGVKGLGQPVLKSITNQYFTMGLLNGLAIVVLAIVFDRVTQAYAKRTQKHLGDNQHA comes from the coding sequence ATGGCTGAAAAATCTTGGCTCACCGACTTCCCGCAAATGGCGCGTAGCGACCTTATCGCCATTCGTAAAGGGCTGGATGGGGCCTATCGCGACTTTTCACGATCTTACGGGGATATTATTGAAAGTATCTTTGATCCTTTACTCTATTTCCTTGTCTGGTTTGAAAAACTCCTGCTCGCCACACCATGGTGGGTGGTTTTGATCGTCATCACCGCCTTGGTCTATCTGGCGTCTCGTTCGTGGAAAATGTCGGGCGCTGTTATCGTTGCCTTCCTTGCCATTGGCTATTTTGGCATGTGGGATAACACCATGCGCACCATGAGCATCATTGTGGTCTGCACCTTTATCTCCATTGCCGTGGGCATCCCCATTGGCATTATGATGGCGCGCTCTGATCGGGTGCAGGCCATTGTCACGCCAATCCTTGATATCATGCAGACCATGCCGGCCTTTGTGTATCTCATCCCTGTGGTGATGTTGCTGGGTATCGGTAAGGTGCCCGGTGTTATCGCCGTTGTGATCTATGCCATCCCCCCTGTTATTCGCCTCACCAACCTTGGTATTCGCCTCGTTGATAAAGAGGTATTAGAGGCCGCAACCGCTTATGGCGCAAGCAAGGCGCAACGCCTGTGGGAAGTGCAGCTTCCCCTTGCCATGCCCACCATTATGGCGGGCATCAACCAAACCATTATGATGGCCTTGGCCATGGTGGTGATTGCCTCCATGATCGGGGTTAAAGGGCTTGGTCAACCTGTTTTAAAATCCATTACCAACCAGTATTTCACCATGGGCTTGCTCAATGGTCTTGCCATTGTAGTCCTTGCCATTGTTTTTGACCGTGTGACACAGGCTTATGCCAAACGCACCCAAAAACATTTAGGAGACAATCAACATGCCTGA
- a CDS encoding ABC transporter substrate-binding protein, translated as MKKMMIGAMSLVAALATSQAAEACGKVTIADMNWSSAELMANVDMFILKNGYGCDAELVPGDTMPTGTSMIEKGEPDVAPEMWTNSFPQIFKDAGEGKKLRIAGKSLSDGGEEGFWVPEYLVKQNPELATIEGIMKNAKMFKHPEDPDLGAFYGCPAGWGCQISSGHLFKSLKLADAGFDYVDPGSGAGLSGSIAKAYTGEKPWFGYYWAPTAVLGKYKMVMVDFGSGVDAEHFKGCLSQKDCEEPKTSMYPPSPVYTVTASDFASKNPQAYDYFTKRSFTNAQMNELLAWKEEEQADGGIAAEHFIKNYEAIWSKWVSGDAAAKLKKAANNL; from the coding sequence ATGAAGAAGATGATGATTGGGGCAATGAGCCTTGTGGCAGCACTGGCCACATCACAAGCGGCTGAAGCTTGTGGCAAAGTCACCATTGCAGATATGAACTGGAGCTCAGCTGAGCTTATGGCCAATGTGGATATGTTCATTCTGAAAAATGGCTATGGCTGTGATGCCGAGCTGGTTCCCGGTGATACAATGCCAACAGGAACGTCCATGATTGAAAAAGGCGAGCCTGATGTGGCGCCTGAGATGTGGACAAACTCTTTCCCGCAAATCTTTAAAGATGCCGGTGAAGGTAAGAAACTGCGCATTGCGGGCAAATCCCTGTCTGATGGCGGTGAAGAAGGTTTCTGGGTGCCGGAATATCTGGTCAAACAAAACCCTGAACTGGCTACAATCGAAGGCATCATGAAAAATGCCAAAATGTTTAAACACCCAGAAGACCCAGATCTTGGCGCTTTTTATGGCTGCCCGGCGGGTTGGGGTTGCCAAATTTCTTCCGGTCACCTGTTTAAATCTTTGAAACTGGCTGATGCGGGTTTTGATTATGTTGATCCAGGTTCAGGTGCTGGCTTATCCGGCTCTATTGCCAAGGCTTACACTGGTGAAAAACCATGGTTTGGCTATTACTGGGCCCCAACGGCTGTGCTGGGTAAATATAAAATGGTCATGGTTGATTTCGGCTCTGGTGTAGATGCTGAACATTTCAAAGGCTGCCTATCCCAAAAAGATTGTGAAGAGCCAAAAACATCCATGTATCCGCCTTCACCGGTTTACACGGTGACTGCAAGCGACTTTGCAAGCAAAAACCCACAAGCCTATGACTATTTCACCAAACGTTCGTTTACCAACGCACAGATGAACGAACTGCTGGCCTGGAAAGAAGAAGAACAGGCTGATGGTGGTATTGCGGCTGAGCATTTCATCAAAAATTATGAAGCAATCTGGAGCAAATGGGTCTCTGGTGATGCGGCTGCAAAACTTAAAAAAGCAGCAAATAACCTTTAA